In the Archangium lipolyticum genome, GCAGGGTGGGAGCGGGCATGCCCTGTCTCTAGACGACCCTTCCCCACATGGCAACGCGCCGCGTCGGCCCGGCGGTCTTCCCTGGCCTTTCGGGCCGCATCGACGTATGTAGATTCACCGATATGGAGGAACTGTCCCAATCCTTCCGGGCCCTGGGAGACCCGACGCGACTGCGAATCCTGCGCCTGGTGGCGCGGGCGCCGCTGAACGTGTCGGAGCTGGTGTCCCTGGTGGGGGTGGCGCAGTCCTCGGTGTCGCACCACCTGGGCAAGCTCAAGGGACTGGGGCTCATCCGCGAGGAGCGGCAGGCCGGCTTCACCTACTACTCGCTGGCGCTGGGGCCGGTGGATGCGCGCTGGCCGCTCATCCGCCTGGCCCGCGAGGCGGAGGACGAGGAGGGCGACCTGGCGCGGCTGGAGGACCTGCTGCGGATGCGCGCGGACCGGCAGGCCCTCAACGAGCGGCTGCTGGAGCCGGGGCAGTCCTGGTTCCTCTGGGCCGGAGCCCTCGCCTCGCTGCTGCCGGCGCTGGACGTGGCGGACTTCGGGTGCGGCACGGGCCTGCTCTCGGTGTCCATGGCGCGCTGGGCCTCGCGCGTGTGGGCCATCGACCAGAGCGAGGCCGCGCTGACGCAGGCCCGCGAGCGCGCCTCGCGCGAGGGCCTCTCCAACATCTCCTTCCTGCGCGAGGACCTGCACCGGCTGTCCCTGCCGGCGGGCGAGCGCGACCTGGTCGTCATCTCCCAGAGCCTCCACCACGTGGAATCCCCACCGGCGGTGCTGGCCGAGGCCGCCCGCATCCTCAAGCCGGGGGGCAAGATGGTGGTGCTGGAGTTGATGCCCCACGACGAGCGGTGGGTGGTGGAGCGGTTGGGCCACCGGCACCTCGGCTTCGCGCCGGAGACGCTCGAGGCTTCACTGCGCGAGGTGGGTTTTGGTGCCCTCACGCGCGAAACGCATGCACGCGAGGGGGCGAGCCCCTTCCGCGTCTTCCTCCTCACGGGAGTCAAACAGCGATGAGCAGCCATCTTCCCGCCCCTCTTCCTCCACCCCCGGGTGAGAACGGCCGCCGCGTGGAGGCCCTGCGCGCCGCCATGCGCGAGCGCGTGCTGGTGCTGGATGGCGCCATGGGCACGCAGCTGCAGGCGAAGAACCTCAAGGCCGCGGACTTCGGCGGGCCCGAGTACGAGGGCTGCAACGAGTACCTCGTGCTCACGCGCCCGGACGTCATCGAGAGCATCCACGCGGCCTACTTCGCCGCGGGCGCGGACGTGACGGAGACGGACAGCTTCGGCGGCACGCCGCTGGTGCTGGCCGAGTTCGGCCTGTCGCACAAGGCGATGGAGATCAACATCGCCTCGTCGAAGCTGGCACGCAACGCCGCCGAGGCCGCCGAGGCGAAGGATGGGCGGATGCGCTGGGTGGCCGGTTCCATCGGTCCCACCACCAAGGCCATCAGCGTGACGGGCGGCGTGACTTTCGAGGAGCTGGTGGACAACTTCGCCGCGCAGGCGGAGGGGCTCGCGCTGGGCGGCTCGGACTACCTGCTCATCGAGACGTGCCAGGACACGCGCAACGTGAAGGCGGCGCTGCTCGGGTGCGAGCGGGCCTTCCGCAAGCTGGGGTGGAAGCTGCCGGTGGCGGTGTCCGGCACCATCGAGCCCATGGGCACCATGCTGGCGGGCCAGTCCGTGGAGGCGCTGGCGGCCTCGCTGGAGCACGTGGAGCTGCTCTACCTGGGCCTCAACTGCGCCACGGGCCCCGAGTTCATGACGGACCACATCCGCTCGCTGGCGGCGATGAGCCCCTTCGCGGTGTCGTGCGTGCCCAACGCGGGTCTGCCGGACGAGAACGGGCACTACCTGGAGACGCCGGAGATGCTGGCGCGCTCGCTGCGCCGCTTCTGTGAGCAGGGCTGGCTCAACGTGGTGGGTGGCTGTTGTGGCACGCACACCGGTCACGTGAGCGCCATCGCCCAGGCGGTGAAGGGCCTGGTGCCGCGCCGCAACGTGCCACCGTCGCGCTCCACCCTGTCCGGCGTGGACTTCCTGGAGGTGCGTGACGAGGAGCGCCCCGTCATCGTCGGCGAGCGCACCAACGTCATCGGCAGCAAGAAGTTCAAGGAGCTCATCATCGCGGGGCAGCTCGAGGATGCCTCGGAGATCGCTCGCGCCCAGGTGAAGCGTGGCGCACAGGTCATCGACGTGTGTCTGGCCAACCCGGACCGGGACGAGCTCGAGGACATGCGCCAGTTCCTGGAGGTGGTCGTCAAGAAGGTGCGCGTGCCCTTGATGATCGACTCCACGGACGAGCGCGTCATCGCGATGTCGCTCACGTACTCGCAGGGCAAGGCCATCATCAACTCGGTGAACCTGGAGGACGGCGAGGAGCGCTTCGAGAAGGTGGTGCCGCTGGCGCGCCAGTACGGCGCGGCGCTGGTGGTGGGCTGCATCGACGAGAAGGGCATGGCCGTCACGCGCCAGCGCAAGCTGGAGGTGGCCGAGCGCTCCTTCGAGCTGCTCACCCGCAAGTACGGGATGAAGGCGGAGGACCTGTATTTCGATCCGCTCGTCTTCCCGTGCGCCTCGGGTGACGTGCAGTACACGGGCAGCGCGGTGGAGACCATCGAGGGCGTGCGGCTCATCAAGCAGCGCTTCCCCCAGTGCAAGACGGTGCTGGGCATCTCCAACGTGTCCTTCGGCCTGCCCACCGCGGGCCGCGAGGTGCTCAACTCGGTGTTCCTCTACCACTGCGTCCAGGCGGGCCTGGACATGGCGCTCGTCAACTCGGAGAAGCTGGAGCGCTACCCGTCGCTGCCCGCCGAGGAGCGCCAGCTGTCCGAGGATCTGCTCTACAACCGGGGAGGAGACCCGGTGACGCCCTTCGCCGCGCACTTCCGCGAGCGCAAGCCGAAGAAGGCGGACGTGAGCACGCTGCCGCTCGAGGAGCGGTTGCAGCGCTACATCATCGAGGGCAGCCGCGATGGCCTCCAGGCGGACCTGGACCTGGCGCTGGAGAAGTACGCGCCGCTGGAGATCATCAACGGCCCGCTGATGAAGGGCATGGACGAGGTGGGCCGGCTCTTCGGTGCCAACGAGCTCATCGTGGCCGAGGTGCTCCAGAGCGCCGAGGCGATGAAGGCGGCGGTGAGCTACCTGGAGCCGAGGATGAGCAAGGCCCAGGCGGCTTCGCGCGGGAAGATCGTGCTCGCCACGGTGAAGGGAGACGTGCACGACATCGGGAAGAACCTGGTGGAGATCATCCTCGCCAACAACGGCTTCCACGTGGTGAACCTGGGCATCAAGGTGCCGCCCGAGCAGCTGGTGAAGGCGGTGCGTGAGCACAACCCGGACATCGTCGGCCTGAGCGGTCTGCTGGTGAAGAGCGCGCACCAGATGGTGGCCACGGCGGAGGATCTGAAGCGCCAGGGCGTGGCCGTGCCCATCCTGGTGGGCGGCGCCGCGCTGAGCCGCAACTTCGTGGACAGGAACATCGCGCCGGCCTACGGCGGTGGCACGGTGGCCTACGCTCAGGACGCGATGAGCGGCCTGGAGCTGGCCAAGCAGATCGTGGATCCGGCGGCGCACGAGAAGCTGAAGGGCGAGCTGGCCGAGCGCCGGACGAAGCTGTCCCAGCAGGACAAGGATCGGCCCAAGCCGAGCGCCCCAGTGGTGGCGGCGCGCAGCCCGGAGATCTCCATCCTGGAGCAGGTGCCTCCGGCGCCGGACTACGTGCGGCACGTGCTGACGAACACGCCGCTGGACACCATCTGGCGCTTCATCAACCCGGTGATGCTGTACGGACGGCACCTGGGGCTGCGCACGGCGTCGCGCGCGCTGGGCACGGCGGCCGAGGCGGAGCTGGCGAAGACGGAGGAGGGCCGCAAGGCGCTCGCGCTGAAGGAGCAGGTGGAGCTGATCAAGGGCTCGCTGCGCGACGGGCGGATGCAGGCCAAGGCCGTGTTCCAGTTCTTCAAGGCGGCCAGCGACGGCAACCGCATCTCCCTGTTCGACGGGCAGACGGGTGAGCCGCGCGTGGTGTTCGAGTTCCCCCGGCAGGAGAAGCAGGGCGGGCTGTGCCTGGCGGACTTCGTGAGGCCGCTGGAGGGCGGGGAGCCGCGGGACAACCTGGCCATGTTCGTGGTGACGGCGGGGCAGGGGATTCGCGAGCTGAGCGAGGAGTACAAGGCGAAGGGCGAGTTCCTGAAGATGCACGCGGTGCAGGCGCTCGCGCTGGAGACGGCCGAGGCGTACGCGGAGATGCTGCACACGCAGCTGCGCAGCATGTGGGGCTTCCCGGACAAGCCGGACATGACGATGCTGGAGCGCTTCCGCGCGGAGTACCAGGGCAAGCGCTACTCGTTCGGCTACCCGGCGTGCCCGAGGCTGGAGGACCAGACGCTGTTGTTCCAGGCGCTGAGGCCGGAGGAGATCGGCGTGCAGCTCACGGACGGGTGCATGATGGAGCCGGAGGCCAGTGTGTCCGCGCTCGTCTTCCACCACCCGCAGGCGAGCTACTTCTCGGTCACCTGAGAGGTTCCCGTGGATGTCCCCTCTCCCTCTGGGAGAGGGCTAGGGTGAGGGTCTTCGCCCGGGGTCTACCCTCACCCCCCGCCCTCTCCCAGGGGGAGAGGGAGCATGCGCAACCCGATTCTCAACGGCACTGAAGCCCGAGCCACGCCTTGTCGAAGCGGCGGGCGCGCAGGTCCTGAGCGCGGATGAGCAGATAC is a window encoding:
- a CDS encoding ArsR/SmtB family transcription factor, whose translation is MEELSQSFRALGDPTRLRILRLVARAPLNVSELVSLVGVAQSSVSHHLGKLKGLGLIREERQAGFTYYSLALGPVDARWPLIRLAREAEDEEGDLARLEDLLRMRADRQALNERLLEPGQSWFLWAGALASLLPALDVADFGCGTGLLSVSMARWASRVWAIDQSEAALTQARERASREGLSNISFLREDLHRLSLPAGERDLVVISQSLHHVESPPAVLAEAARILKPGGKMVVLELMPHDERWVVERLGHRHLGFAPETLEASLREVGFGALTRETHAREGASPFRVFLLTGVKQR
- the metH gene encoding methionine synthase; the encoded protein is MSSHLPAPLPPPPGENGRRVEALRAAMRERVLVLDGAMGTQLQAKNLKAADFGGPEYEGCNEYLVLTRPDVIESIHAAYFAAGADVTETDSFGGTPLVLAEFGLSHKAMEINIASSKLARNAAEAAEAKDGRMRWVAGSIGPTTKAISVTGGVTFEELVDNFAAQAEGLALGGSDYLLIETCQDTRNVKAALLGCERAFRKLGWKLPVAVSGTIEPMGTMLAGQSVEALAASLEHVELLYLGLNCATGPEFMTDHIRSLAAMSPFAVSCVPNAGLPDENGHYLETPEMLARSLRRFCEQGWLNVVGGCCGTHTGHVSAIAQAVKGLVPRRNVPPSRSTLSGVDFLEVRDEERPVIVGERTNVIGSKKFKELIIAGQLEDASEIARAQVKRGAQVIDVCLANPDRDELEDMRQFLEVVVKKVRVPLMIDSTDERVIAMSLTYSQGKAIINSVNLEDGEERFEKVVPLARQYGAALVVGCIDEKGMAVTRQRKLEVAERSFELLTRKYGMKAEDLYFDPLVFPCASGDVQYTGSAVETIEGVRLIKQRFPQCKTVLGISNVSFGLPTAGREVLNSVFLYHCVQAGLDMALVNSEKLERYPSLPAEERQLSEDLLYNRGGDPVTPFAAHFRERKPKKADVSTLPLEERLQRYIIEGSRDGLQADLDLALEKYAPLEIINGPLMKGMDEVGRLFGANELIVAEVLQSAEAMKAAVSYLEPRMSKAQAASRGKIVLATVKGDVHDIGKNLVEIILANNGFHVVNLGIKVPPEQLVKAVREHNPDIVGLSGLLVKSAHQMVATAEDLKRQGVAVPILVGGAALSRNFVDRNIAPAYGGGTVAYAQDAMSGLELAKQIVDPAAHEKLKGELAERRTKLSQQDKDRPKPSAPVVAARSPEISILEQVPPAPDYVRHVLTNTPLDTIWRFINPVMLYGRHLGLRTASRALGTAAEAELAKTEEGRKALALKEQVELIKGSLRDGRMQAKAVFQFFKAASDGNRISLFDGQTGEPRVVFEFPRQEKQGGLCLADFVRPLEGGEPRDNLAMFVVTAGQGIRELSEEYKAKGEFLKMHAVQALALETAEAYAEMLHTQLRSMWGFPDKPDMTMLERFRAEYQGKRYSFGYPACPRLEDQTLLFQALRPEEIGVQLTDGCMMEPEASVSALVFHHPQASYFSVT